A part of Helicobacter fennelliae genomic DNA contains:
- a CDS encoding alpha-1,2-fucosyltransferase has protein sequence MDGGLGNQFFHYAFCVILYRYLKKPVYLDCTQYRFTTSLNARNLELVYFSPILPIITSKKELIQKLNISYCMFCLKKLGNKILYKLCKKQPFFLYDKQKTLTKPHLRFESIAQLAQNLGNHNYIYEEYMWNFKEIKSYKDEFLQILYPQLPLDSKSLVIAQQIQSHTNSCSIHIRRGDYLMHIPSDVLDMEYYLHAMEQIRQLVSNVKFFIFGNDFAYMRGQFSESRDCVIVDVNGEYEVRYDFLLMKMCKHHILANSTLSMWVGFGSYGYTIYKANAKPSTAGLETLGFIAL, from the coding sequence ATTGATGGAGGATTGGGTAATCAATTCTTTCATTATGCTTTTTGCGTGATTCTTTATCGTTATCTTAAAAAGCCTGTATATCTAGACTGCACACAATATCGTTTCACAACATCGCTCAATGCTCGCAATTTAGAGCTTGTTTATTTTTCTCCGATATTGCCAATTATCACTTCAAAAAAAGAGCTTATACAAAAACTTAACATAAGCTATTGTATGTTTTGTCTCAAAAAATTAGGCAATAAAATCCTCTATAAACTTTGCAAAAAACAGCCATTTTTTCTTTATGACAAACAAAAAACTCTCACAAAGCCACATTTGCGCTTTGAATCCATCGCTCAATTAGCGCAGAATCTAGGAAATCATAATTATATTTATGAGGAATATATGTGGAATTTTAAAGAAATCAAATCCTACAAAGATGAATTTTTGCAAATCCTCTATCCACAACTCCCACTTGATAGCAAAAGTCTTGTAATAGCGCAGCAAATACAATCACATACAAATTCTTGCTCTATCCATATACGCAGGGGCGATTATTTGATGCATATACCATCTGATGTTTTGGATATGGAGTATTATCTACACGCCATGGAGCAAATACGACAACTTGTCTCAAATGTAAAATTTTTTATTTTTGGTAATGATTTTGCCTATATGAGAGGGCAATTTAGTGAAAGTAGAGATTGTGTAATTGTCGATGTAAATGGTGAATATGAAGTGCGATATGATTTTTTACTTATGAAAATGTGCAAACATCATATCCTTGCCAATAGCACTCTTTCAATGTGGGTTGGGTTTGGCTCTTATGGATATACAATCTACAAAGCAAATGCCAAGCCAAGCACCGCAGGTCTTGAGACGCTAGGTTTTATAGCATTATGA
- the flhA gene encoding flagellar biosynthesis protein FlhA: MASKRQSVLKKIAFFLQNIGKSKDLTVVVFLMCILVIIIVPLPPVILDFLLTISIMLSILIIFIALYINKPTDFSSFPTLLLIVTLYRLALNVATTRMILTQGYLGPESVSDIIAAFGEFTVGGNYIIGTIIFIILILVNLLVVTNGSTRVTEVRARFALDAMPGKQMAIDADLNSGLIDEKEARTRRAMLSQEADFYGAMDGASKFVKGDAIASIIITVINIIGGFLIGVFQRDMSIEYSASTFTILTIGDGLVGQIPALIIATATGIVATRTAQQENPKEGFAQNLVSQLTSQSKTLIIVGVILLLFASVPGLPTFSLGFVGLLLLFISWLLSREDKKSLLSIMTDWLNKKFNINLDLSAESKPESSTAADLSPIPKVEKSLEEIKKEEEKNLNEALKIEFLELGLGYELIGLADIKQGGDLIERVRGIRKKIASEYGFLMPQIRIRDNLQLPPSNYEIKLKGVVIGEGSVMSNKFLAMDTGIVGKEIEGIKTKEPAFGIDALWIDPKDKEDAIINGYTVIDPATVIATHISVLVKNHAEEFITRDEVKGILDRMAEDYPALIEEARKIPALIRLVLQRLLYEKIPIRDMLSILETTIDKQAQNMDIDTIVECVRAKLARVITHTFASDDGVLKILTFAPMDEEYLKNRVRISEEYGKSLDLNAGEAQKLIDAITSKANSFLEKGLGHCVLVVDPLLRQPMFRKIQDFRLDVIVLSTAEIDINSKYEFIGLVEPHF; this comes from the coding sequence ATGGCTTCAAAGCGACAATCTGTGCTTAAAAAAATCGCCTTTTTTCTCCAAAACATTGGTAAATCCAAAGACCTCACGGTTGTAGTGTTTTTGATGTGTATTTTGGTGATTATTATCGTTCCGCTGCCACCGGTGATTTTGGATTTTTTGCTGACTATTTCGATTATGCTTTCAATCTTGATTATTTTCATCGCACTATATATCAATAAACCAACAGATTTTTCCTCCTTTCCTACGCTTTTGCTTATCGTTACACTCTATCGGCTCGCGCTCAATGTCGCCACTACAAGAATGATTTTAACGCAAGGCTATTTGGGACCAGAATCTGTAAGTGATATTATCGCTGCATTTGGGGAATTCACGGTTGGTGGGAATTACATCATCGGGACGATTATTTTTATTATCCTAATCCTTGTAAATCTCCTTGTCGTTACAAATGGTTCTACGCGCGTAACTGAAGTGCGAGCGCGATTTGCTCTTGATGCGATGCCCGGTAAGCAAATGGCAATTGATGCGGATTTAAATAGCGGGCTTATTGATGAAAAAGAAGCACGTACAAGACGCGCTATGCTTTCTCAAGAAGCGGATTTTTATGGCGCAATGGACGGAGCGAGTAAGTTTGTCAAAGGTGATGCGATCGCCTCAATCATCATTACCGTGATTAACATCATTGGTGGTTTTCTTATCGGGGTATTTCAGCGGGATATGAGTATAGAGTATTCCGCATCGACTTTTACGATTCTTACCATTGGTGACGGACTTGTAGGGCAGATTCCAGCACTCATCATTGCGACTGCCACAGGTATAGTCGCCACAAGAACAGCACAGCAAGAAAACCCAAAAGAAGGTTTTGCGCAAAATCTCGTCTCACAGCTCACCTCACAATCAAAAACGCTTATCATCGTAGGCGTTATACTTCTTCTTTTTGCTTCTGTGCCGGGGCTTCCGACTTTTTCTTTGGGTTTTGTTGGACTGCTTTTGTTGTTTATCTCTTGGCTTCTTTCACGAGAGGACAAAAAAAGTCTGCTCTCTATCATGACGGATTGGCTCAATAAGAAATTTAATATCAACCTTGATCTCTCCGCAGAATCCAAACCAGAATCTAGCACAGCAGCAGATCTCTCGCCCATTCCTAAAGTCGAAAAATCACTCGAAGAAATCAAAAAAGAAGAGGAAAAAAATCTCAATGAAGCATTAAAAATCGAATTTTTAGAGCTTGGATTGGGATATGAGCTTATCGGACTTGCAGATATTAAGCAGGGCGGGGACTTGATAGAGCGGGTGCGTGGCATACGCAAAAAAATCGCAAGCGAATATGGATTTTTGATGCCACAAATCAGAATCCGCGATAATCTCCAGCTTCCACCCTCAAACTATGAGATAAAACTCAAAGGCGTTGTGATAGGCGAGGGAAGTGTGATGTCAAATAAATTTTTGGCAATGGATACGGGGATTGTCGGAAAAGAGATTGAGGGGATCAAAACCAAAGAGCCTGCGTTTGGGATTGATGCGCTATGGATAGATCCAAAAGACAAAGAAGATGCGATTATTAATGGCTACACAGTGATTGATCCTGCAACTGTGATTGCGACGCATATCAGTGTGCTTGTTAAAAACCACGCAGAAGAATTTATCACCCGTGATGAAGTCAAGGGGATCTTGGATCGAATGGCAGAGGATTATCCAGCACTTATCGAAGAAGCAAGGAAGATTCCAGCACTCATTCGGCTTGTATTGCAGCGGCTACTTTATGAGAAAATTCCTATTAGAGATATGCTCTCTATTTTGGAGACGACTATTGATAAGCAAGCTCAAAATATGGATATTGATACGATAGTTGAGTGCGTGAGGGCTAAGCTTGCACGCGTGATTACGCATACTTTTGCGTCTGATGATGGAGTGCTAAAGATTCTGACTTTTGCGCCAATGGACGAAGAATATCTCAAAAATAGAGTAAGAATCAGCGAAGAATATGGCAAAAGCCTTGATCTTAACGCTGGTGAGGCACAAAAACTTATCGATGCGATCACCTCAAAAGCAAATAGTTTCTTAGAAAAAGGCTTAGGGCATTGCGTCCTTGTGGTCGATCCGCTGTTGCGCCAACCGATGTTTAGAAAAATACAAGATTTTAGGCTTGATGTGATTGTCTTAAGCACTGCTGAGATTGATATAAACTCCAAATATGAATTTATAGGCTTAGTTGAACCTCATTTTTAA
- the trpS gene encoding tryptophan--tRNA ligase encodes MSKKLVFSGIQPTGKIHLGNYLGAVKNWVDSQEIYENIFCIVNSHAITIYQDPKELKAKTYELVAMLLACGIDTHKSSLFIQSQIDEHPALAWILDCNISMGDMSRMTQFKDKSAKNPKNINVGLFNYPALMAADILLYQADLVPVGEDQKQHLELTRNVAERFNKDYGECFKIPEPLIPKVGARVMGLDDPESKMSKSANGANHAIFLLDSPDEILRKIKRATTDSQSTIVFDESRAGLYNLLSIYEVLTQKSRESIQKSFEGKGYGDLKIALAEVIIESLRPIRENYQKIYADKAFLEQILTQGVEKVRPIARKTYQKAKECVGLI; translated from the coding sequence ATGTCAAAAAAGCTTGTTTTTTCAGGGATTCAGCCAACAGGAAAAATTCATCTTGGAAATTATTTGGGGGCAGTCAAAAATTGGGTAGATTCTCAAGAAATCTACGAAAATATTTTTTGTATCGTGAATTCTCACGCGATAACAATCTATCAAGACCCAAAAGAGCTCAAAGCCAAAACTTATGAACTTGTCGCTATGTTGCTTGCGTGTGGGATTGATACACACAAATCAAGCCTTTTTATACAAAGCCAAATTGACGAACATCCTGCTTTGGCGTGGATTTTGGATTGCAATATTTCTATGGGCGATATGAGCCGAATGACGCAATTCAAAGACAAATCCGCCAAAAACCCAAAAAATATCAATGTCGGGCTTTTTAATTATCCAGCCCTTATGGCGGCAGATATTTTGCTCTATCAAGCAGATCTTGTGCCTGTGGGCGAAGATCAAAAGCAGCATTTAGAGCTTACGCGTAATGTCGCAGAACGGTTCAATAAGGACTATGGAGAATGCTTTAAGATTCCAGAGCCGCTCATTCCAAAAGTCGGCGCAAGGGTTATGGGGCTTGATGATCCAGAATCCAAAATGAGTAAATCAGCCAATGGTGCAAATCACGCTATTTTTTTGCTTGATTCGCCTGATGAGATTTTGCGCAAAATCAAAAGAGCCACAACTGATTCACAAAGCACGATTGTGTTTGATGAATCGCGAGCGGGACTTTATAATCTTTTAAGCATTTATGAGGTTTTGACGCAAAAAAGCCGAGAATCCATACAAAAGAGCTTTGAAGGCAAGGGTTATGGGGATTTAAAAATCGCTTTAGCAGAGGTGATTATTGAGTCTTTGCGTCCTATTCGTGAAAATTATCAAAAAATTTATGCTGATAAGGCATTTTTGGAGCAGATATTGACTCAAGGAGTAGAAAAAGTGCGTCCAATAGCAAGAAAGACTTATCAAAAAGCAAAAGAATGTGTCGGGCTAATCTAA
- a CDS encoding LPP20 family lipoprotein, producing MKKQILALGIALLAITGCKDIGENADVNDALKGAPDWVIDGSKDNLSATGSAKIKNGNIGFATTQASASARAELAGQIATRIESKYRELTTSGEDSVNQEAVRAVRQSVDQVLTGTKVTKKWVSKDGVLWVLVQVEKLDTKLLKDNLLQLDGLNQEAAKALAQSVDELIDGPQAQE from the coding sequence ATGAAAAAACAAATTCTTGCTCTTGGTATCGCGCTTTTGGCGATAACTGGTTGTAAAGATATAGGTGAAAATGCTGATGTAAATGATGCGCTCAAAGGTGCTCCAGACTGGGTAATCGACGGAAGTAAAGACAACTTAAGCGCAACAGGAAGCGCAAAAATCAAAAATGGCAATATTGGCTTTGCGACAACACAAGCTTCAGCAAGTGCGAGAGCTGAGCTTGCAGGACAAATCGCAACGCGGATTGAGAGCAAATATAGAGAGCTTACAACAAGTGGTGAGGATAGTGTCAATCAAGAAGCAGTCCGAGCTGTAAGACAAAGCGTAGATCAAGTCTTAACTGGCACGAAAGTAACAAAAAAATGGGTAAGTAAAGATGGTGTATTGTGGGTTTTGGTGCAAGTAGAAAAACTTGATACAAAACTCCTTAAAGATAATCTCTTGCAACTTGATGGGCTTAATCAAGAAGCCGCAAAAGCGTTGGCTCAAAGCGTTGATGAGCTCATCGATGGACCGCAAGCTCAAGAGTAG
- a CDS encoding extracellular solute-binding protein, producing the protein MNVAKILFGACLSLCFVYGASYIALGERAKYPHLQHFDYVNPNVKKGGTLKSYAIGSFSSLNPFVLSGESASGLEFVYDTLMAQSMDEPYAQYALVAKDIEVSKHNDFVIFMLDERARFADGVPIEAKDVKFSFEMLITKGSPIYKQYYADVKEVQILSPHKVKFIFRTTQNKELPLILGQLCVLPKHFYIHNGKNTFGENPLLPPLGSGPYKIKSFEIGKKITYERDKTYWAKDLPSRKGQFNFDILEYEYYRDDAVALQAFLNHQYDWRQESKAKTWAKQYVGNAVRESKIKKITIHHALPTGMQGFFLNTRKEVFSNPLVRKAMIYAFDFEWANLNLFFSQYERTTSYFNHSIFASTGIPQDKEKEILRECDSAHLLPQALYTTPYHVPVSTGEARRENLKLARDLLLQAGYVFKDTKLINPRTNTQLQITLLLDNPAFERLALQYARNLQILGIKLHIQKIDPSQYANRVKKFDYDMIVEVIAQSLFPGNEQRYFWSSKSAMQEGSKNYSGIQSQVVDCLIEKVIAAPHRSYQISALRALDRVLLWGDYVVPHYFLPTFRIAYWDHIGMPEIMPRYDLSPQIWWDKNAQ; encoded by the coding sequence ATGAATGTAGCAAAGATTTTGTTTGGCGCGTGTTTGTCGCTGTGTTTTGTGTATGGTGCTTCATATATCGCATTAGGAGAGAGAGCAAAATACCCACATTTACAGCACTTTGACTATGTCAATCCAAATGTCAAAAAAGGTGGCACGCTTAAAAGCTATGCGATAGGTAGCTTTTCGTCTCTGAATCCATTTGTGCTAAGCGGAGAGAGTGCGAGTGGATTAGAGTTTGTCTATGATACGCTTATGGCTCAAAGTATGGATGAGCCTTACGCGCAATACGCACTTGTCGCCAAAGATATAGAGGTTTCAAAGCACAATGATTTTGTGATTTTCATGCTTGATGAGAGGGCGCGCTTTGCTGATGGTGTGCCGATTGAAGCCAAAGATGTGAAATTTAGCTTTGAAATGCTAATAACAAAAGGAAGCCCTATTTATAAGCAATATTACGCAGATGTCAAAGAGGTGCAAATCCTCTCACCACACAAAGTGAAATTTATTTTTCGCACCACACAAAACAAAGAGCTTCCATTGATTTTAGGGCAGCTTTGCGTGTTGCCTAAGCATTTTTATATCCACAATGGCAAAAACACATTTGGCGAGAATCCGCTACTTCCTCCACTTGGTAGCGGTCCTTATAAGATCAAATCTTTTGAAATCGGCAAAAAAATCACTTATGAGCGCGACAAAACATACTGGGCAAAAGACTTACCAAGTCGCAAAGGGCAGTTTAATTTTGATATTCTTGAGTATGAATATTATCGTGATGATGCTGTTGCCTTGCAAGCTTTTTTGAATCATCAATATGACTGGAGGCAAGAGAGCAAAGCAAAAACTTGGGCAAAGCAGTATGTAGGAAATGCAGTGCGAGAATCTAAAATCAAAAAAATAACTATTCATCACGCGCTTCCAACGGGTATGCAGGGGTTTTTTTTAAACACACGAAAAGAGGTGTTTTCTAATCCATTGGTGCGAAAGGCGATGATTTATGCATTTGATTTTGAATGGGCGAATTTGAATTTGTTTTTTTCTCAATATGAGCGCACCACAAGCTATTTTAATCACTCTATTTTCGCAAGCACAGGCATTCCTCAAGATAAGGAGAAAGAGATTTTGCGAGAATGTGATAGCGCGCATTTACTTCCGCAAGCCCTCTACACTACGCCATATCATGTGCCTGTAAGCACAGGAGAGGCAAGAAGGGAGAATCTAAAACTCGCGCGAGATTTACTTCTTCAAGCAGGGTATGTATTTAAAGATACAAAGCTCATCAATCCGCGCACAAACACGCAACTTCAAATCACGCTCTTGCTTGATAATCCAGCCTTTGAGCGATTAGCCTTGCAATATGCAAGAAATCTTCAAATTCTAGGCATAAAGCTTCATATCCAAAAAATCGATCCAAGCCAATATGCAAATCGTGTGAAAAAATTTGATTACGATATGATTGTCGAAGTTATCGCTCAAAGCTTGTTTCCGGGAAATGAGCAGCGGTATTTTTGGAGCTCAAAAAGTGCTATGCAGGAGGGAAGCAAAAATTATAGCGGGATTCAATCTCAAGTGGTTGATTGTTTGATTGAAAAAGTGATTGCAGCCCCTCATCGATCTTATCAAATTAGCGCATTAAGGGCTCTTGATAGGGTTTTGTTGTGGGGGGATTATGTCGTGCCTCATTATTTTTTGCCTACTTTTCGGATAGCGTATTGGGATCATATAGGAATGCCAGAGATTATGCCACGATATGATCTAAGCCCGCAGATTTGGTGGGATAAGAATGCGCAGTGA
- a CDS encoding NYN domain-containing protein — protein MDTTSENKKIALFIDCENISYKLCDEIMKRLNEIGEVCIRKAYGDWRKEALHSWVGLLLQYSIEPIQILTGNRQDDGDRRGKNSSDIKLTIDVVNTLYSRNIDYIALATSDSDFAPLAQEIRKWAIPAIGFGTKNARDELKQSFNSYDELDEQHTLSANKALIKLLHKAIEQNQDRESYALVSRIGNWIKENYYKSASSYGEESWGDIFKQLKNEFELNYSGARNSVMSVRIKRENK, from the coding sequence ATGGATACAACGAGCGAAAACAAAAAAATAGCACTTTTTATTGATTGTGAAAACATAAGTTATAAATTATGCGATGAGATTATGAAAAGACTAAATGAAATCGGCGAGGTATGCATTAGAAAAGCGTATGGAGATTGGCGTAAAGAAGCTTTGCATTCATGGGTGGGATTGCTTTTGCAGTATTCCATAGAGCCTATCCAGATTCTCACAGGTAATCGCCAAGATGACGGAGATAGGCGAGGCAAAAACTCAAGCGATATTAAACTTACCATTGATGTAGTCAATACCCTTTATAGTCGCAATATCGATTATATCGCACTTGCTACAAGCGATAGCGATTTTGCGCCATTGGCACAAGAGATTCGCAAATGGGCGATTCCAGCCATTGGGTTTGGGACAAAAAACGCGCGCGATGAGCTTAAGCAATCTTTTAACAGCTATGATGAACTTGATGAACAGCATACATTGAGTGCAAATAAGGCGTTGATAAAGCTTTTGCACAAAGCGATCGAGCAAAATCAAGATAGAGAATCATACGCGCTTGTCTCAAGGATAGGGAATTGGATTAAGGAGAATTATTATAAAAGTGCTTCTTCTTATGGAGAAGAAAGCTGGGGCGATATTTTTAAGCAGCTCAAAAATGAATTTGAGCTTAATTATAGCGGAGCAAGAAATAGCGTAATGAGTGTGCGTATAAAGCGCGAGAATAAATAA
- the rpsO gene encoding 30S ribosomal protein S15: MALDTAKKQEIIAKFSRGEKDTGSPEVQIALLSERIKTLTEHLRANSKDHSSRLGLLKLVGQRKHLLKYLKKTQYEKYVELIKALNIKDR; the protein is encoded by the coding sequence ATGGCTTTAGATACGGCGAAAAAACAAGAAATCATCGCAAAATTTAGTCGAGGAGAAAAAGATACAGGCTCTCCTGAAGTGCAAATAGCACTTTTGAGCGAACGTATCAAAACCCTTACAGAGCATCTTAGGGCAAATTCTAAAGATCATTCAAGTCGTTTGGGATTACTTAAGCTTGTCGGGCAACGCAAACATCTTCTTAAATATCTCAAAAAAACACAATATGAAAAATATGTGGAGCTCATTAAAGCACTCAATATCAAAGATCGTTAG
- a CDS encoding putative periplasmic protein → MRYLTTNAKCYAKLCVFLLVFVFGLNIGLAKSYIISPLPLPTEKILDINDQACNEACLKKLYNNGLLFSFIAKFSPNITDKSLLENFAQALARINQIQESQKSSHFKIALIIPRQTIGQYAVTISNTILAYLMSKKIDFEFEVFDCIDEGITNLESTTYKITQSNFDFAIAILTQQGTQNLIDNINVSFPIYIPTINKERIQGDTPKNFYFGGISYKKQLDILASIAKDSQIVEYTDDSQIGTYLMDLLRAYDLHIIHQAIINNQDASNFTKKLKTEEAFLDNTTLLLNTSASKSGLILSQIGYSKKQPKQFLSTQINFNPTILQLASPDNRKNFFVISAISPASADLVEYAALLNSDLKYDWVSYSTSVGVEFALKDSHIKKSFLESMFNNQIEYKNHIYTTKGSNFVLVKTTN, encoded by the coding sequence ATGCGATATTTGACTACAAATGCGAAGTGTTATGCGAAATTGTGTGTATTTTTGTTGGTTTTTGTATTTGGGCTTAATATAGGGCTTGCAAAAAGCTATATCATCTCTCCACTTCCTCTTCCCACAGAAAAGATTTTGGATATAAACGATCAAGCCTGTAATGAAGCCTGCCTCAAAAAGCTTTATAATAATGGCTTACTTTTTTCATTTATCGCAAAATTTAGCCCAAATATCACTGATAAAAGCTTGCTTGAAAATTTTGCTCAAGCATTAGCGCGCATTAACCAAATCCAAGAAAGCCAGAAATCATCTCATTTCAAAATCGCTCTCATTATCCCAAGACAAACGATCGGGCAGTATGCTGTAACGATTTCTAATACAATCCTTGCATATCTGATGTCTAAAAAAATAGATTTTGAGTTTGAAGTGTTTGACTGCATTGATGAGGGTATCACAAACCTAGAATCTACAACTTACAAAATCACGCAAAGTAATTTTGATTTTGCTATCGCAATCCTCACGCAGCAAGGCACGCAAAATCTCATCGATAATATCAATGTCTCTTTTCCGATTTATATACCAACAATAAACAAAGAGCGCATACAAGGTGATACACCTAAGAATTTTTACTTTGGAGGTATCAGCTACAAAAAGCAGCTTGATATACTTGCAAGCATTGCCAAAGATAGCCAAATCGTAGAATATACCGATGATAGCCAGATTGGCACTTATCTTATGGATTTGCTTCGTGCTTATGATTTACACATTATCCACCAAGCCATAATTAACAACCAAGATGCTTCAAATTTCACCAAAAAGCTTAAAACTGAAGAGGCGTTTTTGGATAATACGACGCTTTTACTCAACACTTCCGCCTCAAAAAGCGGACTTATCCTCTCTCAAATTGGCTATTCTAAAAAACAACCAAAACAATTCCTCTCAACCCAAATCAACTTTAACCCAACCATTCTCCAGCTTGCCTCTCCAGACAATAGAAAAAATTTCTTTGTCATCAGTGCCATAAGCCCTGCAAGTGCGGATTTGGTCGAATATGCAGCTTTGCTTAATAGTGATTTGAAATACGATTGGGTGAGTTATTCAACTTCTGTGGGGGTAGAATTTGCGCTTAAAGATTCTCATATCAAAAAATCATTCCTAGAATCTATGTTTAATAACCAAATAGAATACAAAAACCACATCTACACAACTAAGGGCTCGAATTTTGTGCTTGTCAAAACCACAAACTAA
- a CDS encoding tRNA (cytidine(34)-2'-O)-methyltransferase — translation MINIVLIEPRIPQNTGNIGRLCVGGNAILHLIHPLGFSLSEKAIRRSGLDYWQHLHKYEWASLQDFWERNPITTQHFFLTTKSKTPYYQACFGDECFLYFGREDAGIDEMILDSNPNQTLTIPMSSKARSLNLATSVGIVLYEALRQNPWYRFD, via the coding sequence ATGATAAATATTGTTCTAATTGAGCCTAGAATACCGCAAAATACAGGCAATATAGGGCGTTTGTGCGTGGGTGGCAATGCGATTTTGCATTTGATTCACCCATTAGGATTTAGCTTAAGTGAGAAAGCCATTAGACGATCGGGGCTTGATTATTGGCAGCACCTTCACAAATACGAATGGGCGAGCTTACAGGATTTTTGGGAGCGAAATCCTATCACCACGCAACATTTTTTTCTCACTACAAAATCCAAAACACCCTATTATCAGGCTTGTTTTGGTGATGAATGTTTTTTGTATTTTGGTAGAGAAGATGCGGGGATAGATGAAATGATTTTAGATTCTAACCCAAACCAAACGCTTACCATTCCGATGTCAAGCAAAGCCCGAAGTCTCAATCTCGCTACAAGTGTGGGAATCGTGCTATATGAGGCTCTAAGACAGAATCCATGGTATAGGTTTGATTAG
- a CDS encoding DHH family phosphoesterase, with amino-acid sequence MQTFHLSHIDLDGYGCQFVAREFFEHITFFNANYGKEVLARINMIFAQIDESLKLEMKFRSKNPQSFLILITDLNLTTNEAKYIVSKINDYKISGHNIELLLLDHHISGEECSKIYEWYHLDSAHCATKITFETLKKQYPNAESKTRWLEPIVEMINSVDIWKEDGFGFEFGKVALGMIASSNELNRFMFDKEHRDYKFYLLSQIKHYLHKPKGEVLFDNAIFRLKKLALKGDPDNETMDFITSRIQAKLLSQIKDKCFISYRDKKGFLSYSMGGISVLANLFLQQNQDIDFYMDINNRGNISLRANGKCDVCALSKEVFNGGGHKNASGGKMEGFKESFLYEDIKSQVQAFINAKIKQ; translated from the coding sequence ATGCAAACTTTTCATCTCTCACATATTGATCTTGATGGGTATGGCTGTCAGTTTGTAGCACGAGAATTTTTCGAACATATCACATTTTTTAATGCAAATTATGGCAAAGAAGTGCTCGCTAGAATCAATATGATTTTTGCGCAAATCGATGAGTCTTTGAAGCTTGAGATGAAGTTTCGCTCCAAAAATCCGCAATCTTTTCTTATCCTTATTACTGATCTTAATCTCACGACAAATGAAGCCAAATACATTGTCTCAAAGATTAATGATTACAAAATCTCCGGACACAATATAGAGCTTTTGCTCCTAGATCATCATATCAGTGGTGAAGAATGCTCAAAAATCTATGAATGGTATCATTTAGATTCTGCACATTGTGCGACAAAGATTACTTTTGAAACACTCAAAAAACAATACCCCAATGCAGAATCTAAAACACGATGGCTTGAACCTATTGTTGAGATGATTAACTCTGTGGATATTTGGAAAGAAGATGGATTTGGGTTTGAGTTTGGCAAGGTCGCTTTGGGAATGATTGCTTCAAGCAATGAGCTCAATCGCTTTATGTTTGACAAAGAGCATAGGGATTATAAATTCTATCTTTTATCTCAAATCAAACATTATCTACATAAGCCAAAAGGAGAAGTGCTTTTTGATAATGCTATCTTTAGGCTTAAAAAGCTCGCACTAAAAGGCGATCCTGATAATGAAACAATGGATTTTATCACTTCAAGAATCCAAGCCAAACTTCTTAGCCAAATCAAAGACAAATGCTTTATCTCATATAGAGATAAAAAAGGATTCTTAAGCTATTCTATGGGCGGGATTAGTGTGCTTGCAAATTTATTTTTGCAGCAAAATCAAGATATTGATTTTTATATGGATATTAATAATCGTGGCAATATAAGCCTTAGGGCAAATGGAAAATGTGATGTGTGCGCACTAAGCAAAGAAGTGTTTAATGGAGGAGGGCACAAAAACGCTTCCGGTGGCAAAATGGAAGGCTTTAAAGAGAGCTTTTTGTATGAGGATATTAAATCTCAAGTGCAAGCTTTTATTAACGCTAAAATCAAACAATAA